The sequence below is a genomic window from Setaria italica strain Yugu1 chromosome IV, Setaria_italica_v2.0, whole genome shotgun sequence.
CTGGATCAGTAACACGCTTGTAGTTCTGGCTAACATGATTCTACAAGATTGCGTTCTGGCTATTCATTCGAGACATGATTGTACAAGATAGCATCTAAAAAGTTCCCCTCAGCAAGAGAGACGACAGAGAACACAGCAGATGAGACACGCTCTGATAGTCTGATGGAACTAAGATACTGTCAGCTAAAACCAAACAGCAATCAGCAAAGTCTTTGGATCcccggactaaattttagcccctgtcacatcgaatgtttggacactaattaggagtattaaacataggctaattacaaaaccaatttcacaacccctaggctaaatcgcgagacgaatctattaagcctaattagtccataatttgacactataatgctacagtaactattcgctaatgatggattaattaggcttaatagattcgtctcgcgatttagcctaggggttgtgaaattggttttgtaattagctcatgtttagtcctcctaattagtatttgaatgtccgatgtgacacggactaaactttagctccaggatccaaacaccccctaaacatTCCATCACAAGGCTATAAATTCTGCATGCAACAACAAACATCACCATGTCTtgataaacaaaaataatttGAACAAAATAATAAGCCTTCCAAGAGTCAAGAATTGTTTGCAATATtgttataaaataaaaaaaatacaaatcaaCACATAGATGGCACCAAAGAAAAACCCAACGACAAGTATCATAAgggaaacaacagagaaaataaaaacaagcAACAAATACAAATTGTTGAACAACAGTAGCCAGGAATAAAGCAAGAGCAACAAGGAAAAGACAAATGTTACTACTTAAATTAACAATTCAGTGTTGATGTACAAAGAAAGCCCTGATTTGTAACACCTAATGCAATGAATCAAACTAAAAATCAACATACCACCAAAGTACCACCCAGTAAATGTGCATAGGATCTCAATCTTAGATGAATTTTTAAACCAGACTAGAATGTCTCGAAATCTCTCAAAATGTCTCACATGCCTAGAAAGCCTTTGAACAAGAAAGCACAGACCAATATTTCGAATAAAAGAAACAATTTCTGATGTACATACTACATAGTCAACTCAAAACATTTAATCTGAAGAGCTATGATTGATATGAACAGAGTGGCAAGTGTCAAACCACAAATCATTAACCCTTCTAGTAACAAACTATAATTGGCTCTACACTTCAACCCGGATCATAGAAAGGGGCAAAGGAACCCTTTTTCTAACATTACTCAAACATTTAATCTGAAGAGCTATGATTGATATGAACAGAGTTGTGTAGACAAGCATCAAACCACAAATCTCCCTATACCAAATTAAAATTAGCTCTACACTGCAACCGGATCATAGAAAGGGGCAAAGGAATCCTTTTCTAACATTGATTCACCGGCAGGAGGATCCGGTGAATTGGAATTTAGGTTTGAAATTCCCCCAGGAAGCCATCACATCCCCAAATTATTATAGACCGAAACCAGAATTGCTGCCAATCGGCCAAATAAACCAACCAGAGAACACGATCGAGAACAACAATAGCAAACCACCAGTATAGCATTTGTAATAACAGCATGTACCAGATTCAAACGAAATTAATCCGCGATTATTTAACCACCTCAGACCCTAACCACATCTCTCGTCGCATCACAAGATTATGCTGGCAAAAGTGCAAATCCATAACAGCCAGCCTAAACCATATCACCACATGCTACTAGAACATAACAATAAGAAGTCACATATAAGAAAGTAACCGCGAGGAACAGAAATCTTAGATCTTGTCGATGTCCTCGTCCTCGAACTGGATGTAGTCGCTgccctcctcgccgtcctcggGCCCGTCGACGTCGACACCCTCGTTGAGCCTGAGCGTCTCGGGGAGCTCCCCGTAGGCCTTGAGCAGGCGCGCCTCGTCGTTCATGTACTTGAGAATGACGTCGGCCTTATCGTCCTGGTAGTCGCGGAGGCCAACGAGGACGATGTCGCCCGCCGCGATCCAGACCTTCTTGTGCATCTTGCCCCGGATGTGGCAGAGGCGGCGCGTGCCATCGACGCAGATGGCCTCGCAGCGGCCGTTGCCGAGCATGCGGGTCACCTGCGCGTACTCCTGCCCATCCTCCTTGAAGACGAGCTCGCGCTTGTCGTCGTCGGCCTCGTTCTTTCCCCTCTTCCGGTTCTTGCCTCCCTTACCCTTGTTCTTCGGCATCTTGGCGGTGGGGAGCGGCGAGACGAAACCCTAGGCGCGCGAGATGGAGGTGGGGAAAGGGGTGTTGTGCGGCTTGCGGTCGTGGGGTGGTTGTtcgggaggtgcggcggcgagAGTTTATAGCGGGGAAGCGGGGGACGGGGGGAGGAGGGGCCTGAGACGTTGGATCTAGGGTTGGGGGTCGTCGACGGCTGGGATCGAGAGAGCGGGGTCGGTTTCTGGATAAGCGGGGGGAGTGGTGGACACACACGGAGTCGTGGCAAAGATAAAGAGTTCGTATCCGATACGCGATTGTGCTTCGAGGAAGAGTCCTTTGcgatttttttatttgttttcccCAAAAGTATTGCATACGTCGTGGATTGGGAATCCTTTCTACTTTTGATTTTTGCCGCATCACGCACGGAATCGATTGGAAACCTAATCGGAGGGGATGGTCAATCGTTAGCAATTTCCGCTACGATTTGGGTTTGGTTTCTCCGGAGACGGTATTAAAAAGGTATTAAAAAGATAGATTAAACTTTATTTTAGTAATTCAACTATTGTCTCAGTTTGGTTTCGACCATGAAATTCTAAAACCAGAAATATTTGACCACCAAACTCTGACCGTTGGGCTATTTTGATGGATAATTTTGCTGGTGGATGCAACGTGACGATTGGGCTCACATGTCAGCACCTCATCTTCCTTCCCCCTCTCCACCTCGCTGATGCTTGAGCCCCACACGTCATCCCATTTCGCTTCCTTGTTTCTTCCCAgtcttctctccttttcttcGCATTACCGCCCTGTGTGGTGGTTGTTAGCGTGCCAGTTCATGAACCGCAAAACACATGCATCAGTTGTAGTTCTTCCCTCAAAGCCCCTACCCCATGGATCCCCATGGAGCCCCCAAAGCCCCCTGCAAATTTTAACCATAGACGAAGAGGAGGAAaacaaaaggaggaagaagaaggaaaagagagtgatgagaaagaagaaggagaaaaagagcCTCCTAATTTGTGGAGCTGTATCCACCCCTGCATTAGAGTATTCCCCTAAGGTTTAACAATTCATAGAACATATAATGAAAAACTATTTTAACTAGGATTGCCAACATGATTCAGGTTTATGAAGAATTCAGGTCTAATCTAGCATATACACATAGATAGTAGATATGAGCAAGAGATAACTAATTTAGAGAAATCtaaactatgcatatgttgtaattctgagcaagATAGCAAAGTTGAGATTCTCATTCAAAGcctctttaaatctacacctccggtttGACTCCCGAAAATCCTCACCTTACACGAAAGTAGACCCTGTCACGATACCACTATCGACACAGGCAGTTTAAGAGCATGAGCATAAATAACATGTAATACTCACCGGTAGATCAGGTATGTAAATCTAGCCACCACTACCACATGAACAACCCAGGCAATCTATCATTAATCATAGATTGAAAGCAAGTAAACCCGATAAAGCATGAAATCATAGAAGGAGGCACTTTGATCGCTCAAGAATCGGAACATATTTactacttcaccatgaatgattgtacatcaccagATCTCCACCAGGATCCTACTTGATATGTTGATTCTAGTTCCAGAACTCCGGCGTGGATCTACCTCGCAGAATTACCACGTCGGCTAGGGCTTAGCTTGGCTAATCCCTAGACAACAGCACGGCCATCGGCTCTCCAGAATGGTAGCCCTCAGGCTCCTCTGTTTCTCTGTTGCTTGGCGATGAATGCGTTGAATGGATTCCTCATGTCAATGGAGAATGGGGGTATTTATAATCTTGGGAAGTCGTGGTTGAAATGGGAAATCGAGGAATAGCCCAGACCGATCAGTTtgggagggtccaggccgatcggcttggtcCTTTCTTTTAGCATTTAGCGCCTCCCTTCGTTCCCAAGTCTTCTTAACCTGGCTCGATAATAATCTCGGGATAAGAATGGTTCTTTGATAACCTCCAAAATCTTCACTTGCTTCGCTTTGATTTCAAGATCAACTTGCCATATCCTcataaacttagcccttaaATCTTCCTGGAGGATTGCTCGCCAAAAATAAGCACGAATGGGCATCTTGGGCAcctaggccgattggcttgGGCTCCATAGGAGATCGGCCTAGGTCCTTTTTGGGTACTCTGGCCTTTGTCTTTCTCTAGGCTGTCGCTGGTTCTAGGcctcatccaattatgctccattatAATCCAAATTCCTGCGAAAATAGAATGTCcttcaaaatacaatgcatatgtgaAAACAACACGAttattaggtatgatcaatGGTTATGATACTAGATTCATGTCAACAGGGATAAACTGTATCATTAATGAGCACCAACAACCTGTGCCCGTCACCTGGCACTACCGCGGTCCTTGGTGTCCTTCGTAGGCATCATGGATTTGACAATGCCAATTTTGGGATACAATCAGACTTGGGGAAGATGACTTGAAAGGGGCAACGTCCACCATGGATTCGATAATACCAAGCATGGGGAAGGTTTAATCCCACATGATAGAGACGAGATTACAACATGATTTGGCTGGACGGGGAGTCTGATTCAGTGGCTTACAGTTTGATTTGGCCAAAAGAGACGAGATGGGGCCGCGTAGTAGGGGCGGCATGAGCAGAAGCCGGAGGAGCACGCGATGAAGGTAATGGGTGGAGGGGAAGGGAAACGATGGTATCTAGCTCAAAGATTATTTATTTCCTTGTGGGCCCATCGCTATGCGGCATCCATATCAGCAAAACAATCCATCAAAACAGCTCGATGGCCAACCGTGAACGGTTTTAATAGTTTGGTGGTCAAAGATTCCTGATTTTGGGGTTTCATTGTCAAAACCAAGCTGACACGATAATTGGATGGTCAAAAATAGACTTTACTTTAAAAATAGCTTGCTCCAAAAAATTAGCTTGCGACGTTTTGGTTGTATTagatacttgaaaagatataaatattttttttggtatATTGTTTTATATAAGTATAATTTTGCTATATTTATAAATAGCTTTGAGTAAATTGCACCTACCATATAATAACTTGGTAGTTGGGTGCGAATTGGTCTAATAACTTGTAAAATTCTCAATTTAGTCCAATAATTTAGCAATTAATGCATATTGgttcaacaacttgtaaaatgctcaatttagtgcAATATAACTTAGCAAATTTGTGCATCCATAGCCCAAACATTACAGTGGTAATACACCGGGTCACAGTCAAGGTTATATTCATGTCGGTAGCATTATTTGGCATGGATATTCACATCGCCGTGGTAATGTATTTTGCCAAGACAAGTACCTTACGTGTTTAGAAAATTAGTTTTGTGTGtttatattaattttttatatgatgatttaattttaatttaagaatgtttaatttcatattcaatTTTGATAAATTCGCATTCATTGATTCTACATGTTTAATTATATGCATTGTTCAGTTacacaaaaaagaaacaaatatgTGGATACTTACTAATAATATGTTTTAGGGGTTTGGTATAAACATTTTAAAAATCTTTTTGTACTTGTTTAGAAAGGGAAATGAGCGAAAAGAATATAAACAAAATGCTTCTGTACCGTTGTTAAATACATGAGTAGAAGTGTAGAACAAATCTAAAGTCCATGGGTCTCTTATGGACTTCAGCGTTTAATATCATGGCGTACATCTAGAATTTGATTGAATTTTAAGAAATGAACAAATAAGTTCGGTACATAGTTGATGACAAAAAATTAAGAATTATTGGCCGGAAGGAGATCCACGGATCCATCTGCTTAATACGTTACCATTATAAATTTTGGACTGTTCAGTTCCACACTTCCATGTGCATGCATTTTGTGTTTTTTCTCCGCcttacttagggggtgtttggatacgaggtgttaaactttaatagtgtcacatcggatgttcggatgctaattagaaaaaactaaatatgagctaattataaaattaattgcagaaccctgtgctaattcgcgagacgaatctattaagcctaattaatccatcattagcaaatggttactgtagcaccacattatcaaatcatggactaattaggctcaatagattcgtctcgcgaattacactccatatatgcaattagttttataattagcctatgtttaatactcttaattagcatccaaacatccgatgtgacgggtgttaaactttaacacttggttgccaaacaggcccttaatagCGTGATTTACAACTGAGTCAAGATGGTTGCTTTGGCAATCTAGCCGGTAGCCACGCATACCTAGCTGTTGTTCTTCGATGCTCCAAACCAGATGATTCTTTCgtcttaatttctcttgatttATCTGAACAAGGGAACACAATTGCTACTTAGCTACTCCTtcattccaaaatgtaggtcgttttaccTTTTTAAGatatataaattttgctatgcatctaaatgtAAGGTTATGTCAAGATACgcattttgaaatggagggagcagTCAATTAGCCAGGCCACAACTCATAGTCCATGACAAATCCAAAATTCACTTACACCCTACAAAGTATGTTTTAAAACAAACCAATTTTCATATAATTTAATAAATGTTGCACGCCTATTTTAGCCAAATTTCACAACGATATCTCACACCATGGGCATGGCTGCATGGGTATCACTAGCACCACATGGGTAGTAGGAAGACCGGCGTAGTGCATTAAAAGGGCGGCAAGTCTCTCCCTACTCATACGTTTGAATTTTTAGCAGGTTTGAACTGAATTAAAAGGGCGCACAGTGCGAAAATGGGTCTATGTAATTACCTAATTAGGACATTTAAAAATTGGCATAGTGGAAAACTCTCTTAGATTTAACAACCATAGACTAAAAAGTGCAGATCAAATGAAATGATCATTAATTCATTATATTACGCTATGCAGGTGAAGCTATATGGTAAATGTGTGGCCTGCGGGAGGCACAATAAGTAAGTGATCATTAGTTCATTACATTAAACGAACGAACTATAcatgtaaataaataaatatgtaaaGTTACATGGTAAATGTGTGGCCCACCACTACTGCAGAGCACCTCATTCTTGCCGGCACGAAAATCTCATTCATGCCAGTAAACAAACTGGCACCACAAAGCCAATGCAAATACGAACGATTATACATGCCGACATCATTATTCGTACCGTGGACAATTGCACCAGCATGAATAACGGATTATACCAACATGTAGAAAATTACACTGACACAAATAGTAAAAATAGAAGTTTACAAATTAAGatagcaaaaatattttttttagacaTGAAGGCCACTCTatagtcacaagtcacacgtaTTTCACGCAAGATATGCGTGTGTGAGGTGCCTAGCCTTCAAATTCACAACCTTGCCTCTCGCACGATACCTCATTACCATCCCACGTATACCACATATCAGCACACAAAGGGAATTTTTTCGCATGTTGTCTAGTATTTTGATTAAATATTTGAGCATCTAAATGACTTCAATAAAAAACTATTCAACTAAGTTGTAGACCTGGTGAAActgtacaattttcatataaaatttgtctCTATCTGAATTCGAATGCAAAAGTTACGATTTTTTTGAATATAAGCTGAAATTCCAATTGCATAGACAGGGATGCAATTTCGAGCCGACACGAAAATGGATTATCCATACTAACTCAAAATTACACCAGGAATAAGAGAGCCGACACAGACAATTGAATATTTCTGCTAGCTCATTTTCAACCGGTACGGATGACTTATCTGTACGGGGTCTGTTTGGTTCCaacatgttaaagtttaacacccgtcacatcgaatgtttggatactaattagaagtattaaatatagattaattataaaattaattgcacagttggagtataattcgcgaggaAGACgaatcctattaagcctaattaatggattaattaggcttaatagatttgtctcgcgaattagcatagggttctgcaattaattttataattagctcatgtttagttctcctaattagcatccgaacatccgatatgacattgttaaagtttagcacctcgtatccaaacaccccagatGATTCGATATGAACGAGTGTTTCTCTATCGGTGTGCATGGAAGTTAAACATGAGCCACAATAAATCATTTATTTTGCAGCTACATAATATGTCTTACATGTAAAAAATGATACACATGTGTCCATACAGACATACATCTCACGGCAAAATGGTAGGAGGCCAAAAACAGTGGCGACGCATTGACGACGCGTAACTCGGCCTAAGCTCAACATGCGGATATTTATGATAGGTATGGAACGGCCCATGGACTGTAAAAAAGAACACACAAAAGAAGATGTACAGATGTTAGCAGGTGAGAACGGTAAAAGTGCGTCACTCTCGATCCTCCCTTTTCTTCCTATATACGAGGTTACTAAGCAGGATTTCAccggctaaactttagcagtgttacATCAGATTTTCGGATGCTatgaggattaaacatgagctaattataaaactaattgcagaactctgtgctaatttgcgagacaaatctattaagtctaattaatccgtcattagcaaatggtaattagaagtattaaatataaactatttacaaaacccattgcacaaatggaggctaatttgcgagatgaatctattaagcctaattagtccatgatttgacaatgtgctgctacagtaaccatttgctaatgatggattaattaggcttaacagattcgtctcgcgaattagccttcatctgtgtaattagttttataattaactcatgtttagtcctcctaattagcctccgaagattcgatgtgacacaaactaaactttagctcaaggaaccAAACACTCCCTTTGGTtccaggactaaagtttagtccatgtcacatcaaatgtttagatactaattaagagtattaaatataggtaattacaaaccaattgcataaatgaagactaattcgcaagacgaatccattaaacctaattagtccatgatttgatcacgtggtgctatagtaaatatgtgctaataatggattaattaggcttaatagattcgtgtcgcgaattagccacgacttatgcaattagttttataattagttcacgtttagtccttctaattggtattcAATATGATTTCAACTAAAAATTACAAAAACACCCCCTTTACTTATGTTCCTTGAAGAATAAAGTGGCAAATTCATTCTACGCCACTTAACACATTTTAATCATAAAACATTACTTGTGCTAATTGCATCATCCTTGGAACGTATTTTCCAGAAATCATTACTACGCCACTTAAATGTTTTTTATAAAAAACCAGCTCAAAAATCTGTACAGTAGTTGCTGCAAAATCACTTGGCATAGCTTTTTCTGCGCGAAAAGCATTTCTTTTTAATTCATTGACGCCGTACCCTGTGTTTCTTCCTGTCGACTGCTCCGTCAAAACCCACCGGATCTCCATCTCTTCTCCTACGGTAAGGTCTCCTTCGGTCCCTCCCAGCTCCCTCGGCTTCCTTACCCTCTGCTGCCGAAGGATCTCTCGAAACATTCAGGCCCGCATCAACCTCGCTCCTCCTGCGGTTCTTGTGCCAGGATCTGTGCCGTGGTGGCGTCGAACGGCGCGCagatggacggcggcgggggcgaccTGCGGAGCACCATCAAGAAGTGGAACGTCATCTACCCGGTCTACCTCAACTCCAAGAAGACGGTCGCCGAGGGCCGCCGCATCGCCGCCAGCAAGGCCTGCCCCGACCCCACCTGCATCGAGATCGCCGACTGCTGCTCGCACCTCAAGATCCCCTACGCCATCGAGGTACCCACCCTGATTCCTTCTTcgattatttctttttgcagtCTAGCCGTTCTTGCTTAATTTGCACATCTGATGGGCGTTCTTGTGTGGATTGTTTTCTATGCGTAGCTGGATAAGGCGTACCCTCGGGATTTCTTCCAGGTGGGGAGGGTCAGGGTGCAGCTCAAGAAGGATGACGGCTCCCCCGTCAATCCTGCTATTAAAACGAGTGAGTGCCGAAGTACTGACATAATTCTAATCCTGGTGGCAACTTGCTTTCACCTATGCTTTATTTGGAATGGGACTGCAAGCATTTCCTATCGATTAAGCTAAGAAGAACAAGTGTGCAGTATTCAGTGTTTCCCCTAATCCTAGTCTTGTTGATCACATCAAGGAAGGGAATGGCACACTGATGTTGATATTAGTTAGATAATAAAGTGGTACATGCTAATATCTTTGATAAATATGATTTTCATGAATTGCTTCTTACTGTCAAGTAATCTCACTTTTGTTGATTTACTCGCTTTATTGTTATGTCCATGCCTTGATGCTG
It includes:
- the LOC101765402 gene encoding eukaryotic translation initiation factor 1A; amino-acid sequence: MPKNKGKGGKNRKRGKNEADDDKRELVFKEDGQEYAQVTRMLGNGRCEAICVDGTRRLCHIRGKMHKKVWIAAGDIVLVGLRDYQDDKADVILKYMNDEARLLKAYGELPETLRLNEGVDVDGPEDGEEGSDYIQFEDEDIDKI
- the LOC101765805 gene encoding signal recognition particle 19 kDa protein, with the protein product MDGGGGDLRSTIKKWNVIYPVYLNSKKTVAEGRRIAASKACPDPTCIEIADCCSHLKIPYAIELDKAYPRDFFQVGRVRVQLKKDDGSPVNPAIKTKKQLMIQIAELVPKHHGRTKKQESAPSSSASGSSKNTKGGKKKK